Within Phaeodactylum tricornutum CCAP 1055/1 chromosome 15, whole genome shotgun sequence, the genomic segment CAGAGAACGAGTAAATGCCATCGGAATGACACAATATTTGGACTAAAATCCTGGCACAATGAGCGAAACGAATATTCGGCCAGTGAGGGAGCCGCAAACGAAAAACGAAATCGTCAATGGTTCCCGCAGAGTTCTTAAACGCTCGCGGTCTCGTTCTCCTGTGACTACGAGAGCCTCTGAGGCTGCTGAAGAGGGCGACGTAGAGTCCTCCTTGGAGGCAGCGTCGCTCTGTCCCATCCCCAGTTTCGACTATGACGCTAGTCGTTCCGGTTCCCACAATTCTTCCCGAGCGCCCGTTTCCATGAAAGTCCGACACCGTGGGGATATTCCGCCCCGAAATGCTTCGACGTCTTCCGTCTCCTCCTCGTCGCGCTCCAATCTCTTTCCATCCGACGATCGATCCGGGTCCCGATCGTCCTCACGGGTCGACTCCACCACGTTCCGACCCTCCCCGAGCCGTCACGGCAACAGCTCCAGAAGCCGTATACCCACGAATGCGTCGTCTCTCTTTGGAGCCGTTATGCAGCAAGTGCAATCGGAAGCACTCCCTGCCGACGATCCTCGTTCCTATCGCACCGCGTCGCCGGCTCCCCAAACTCCCCAACCACACCATCACAACATGCACACCAATGTACACGACTTTCTCAACTCCTTCCAATCACCCTTTTTCGTACCCGACGAACGAGATTCCGCCTCCACTCCCGTACCCTTGACTCCACGGACACCCCAGAATGATCCCCAGTGGCGAGAAACCAGGCTCGACCAATTCGTCACGGACTGGTCCCTGCACACGAGAGTACACTTGGCCGGACAGCCGCACTTGTCCGTCGCCGACACGAATCGCTATTCGCACCAAGGGATACAACATTTTACGCTATATTCCCAGTCGTACGGGTCCAACGGTGGACCGCCCGTGGCTCCTCCTGTACGGTGGGAGGCCGCACGCTGCTACTGGCAGTACCCCGTCGAGCCGAGCAACCCCGATATCAGCACTGCTCGCGTACAGCCActcgcgacgacgacggcgcccTTGCAGGATACCTCCCAGGACAATACGCGACGGGGAACAGGGTCCAAGTTGGCCCCGGATCAATTTTTTGCCCAACCGTTTACCGACCCGACCGCGTCCCGCAATCCAACCGTGGGGATTCGCAAGCCGTACGCATCGAATCCGAAACGCACAATACCATTGGAGCGCGAGTGGCAGCAAGCCTTCCAGAGCTTGTACCATACCTGGGTACTCCGGATCCGGGCCTTTAATCAACTTCTGATACCGCACCGTGATCCAAGCATCGTTCCCCATTGCTATTTCTATGCCGTGCACCCATCCAGGGCCGTTCTCTTTCGCACCAGATTGATACCAACCAAAGTCCATGACCATAAAGTCGGGGACAGCGAAGAATCAGTAGACGGCCTAACGCTGCAACCCGAAATCCTGGTCTCCCAGTCAACGCGAGCGATGCGCGACTTCCTGCGCTCGCACGAAATCCGGTTTGCCCCCGTCGACATTCACGGCGTTTTCCcggaaaacgacgacacACAAACAAACTTGGACGGAAAGTTTCAGAATACTGTCGCGAGTCCCGGCACCAAGGCTGATTTGGAGGCTTTGCGACGCGCGCAAGTGTCAGGAAAAACAGTCGGCGCCGATGTTTCCGTTGTGCGGAAACCCCGATCCGCGCCGCTGGTGATGGACGACCCCGCCCCGCACGCCTTGCTAATTGCGGGACACGATGACTGCGCGGCCGCTGCGGATCTTTGTTTCAACACGTTGGGACACTGGGGCGTAAGCCCTCGCGATCGTACTGGCCCACTCCCCAAGCTCCTTGCCCGCGGGCTGGGACCCTTTGCGCATGCGTCCCTGCAGTCCTTGCGAGTCATCAAGAACCGCGGGCTCGACCACACCGTCGAGTCATTGGAAATACAAGGCTACGTATTGCCCTGTGCCCTCCCAAATTTAGTTCAGGCCATCGTGGCTGGTCTCCGCTCCGACCAAGCACATGGAAGAAACGCCTCGGAAGCCATCCACCCGCACCAAACCAACCTAGTTGGATCACATCACGTCGTGCTTCAGACTACCGCGCTCCACAGTCCACCTAGCACCGCTTGGCTAAATTGCAAAATCCTACCCACGGGCTTTGATCGCGGGACGGTTCCTCAATGCCGAAACGGTCAACGTTTGGAAATGGCCGTATGGGATATTCAAAAGCCCGCCACTTTGGCGTACAAGCTTGAGCAAACTCGCTTATTTTAGACGGAAGCGGAAATTGTAGCTTGGTGTTATCAGGTCCTGTAGTAGGGCCTTTGAGCAAAGTCCTGCTTTAACTGTGAGCTAATATTTACAATTACATGTTCCCTCCCGGCCCCCTCCGTTGTCCGCGACGGcgcatttcttcttccatttggaATCTCCGCTCAATTTCCATCGATTGTTCCAGGGCTCTCCGACGTTGTTCCAGAGCCATGAAGTCCGGTCGGTGTCGtggttgctgctgttggCGCTGTAGAGCCATCATTTCCGCTCGCTCTTGCGCACgacgttgctgttgctgtcgttgttgctgctcgtaTTCGTACCAATCGTTCCCTCCCAATCCTTCAAAAGATCCTCCCCGAGAACTGAAACGGCGCGACTCCTGCGCATACGTTGGCAAACCACCAGGAGGACCCGGCCCATCTCGCGGAGGTGGGATTGGTAACCGCAGTTCATCCATCATTGCATTGCTGGCCCCTGTGTTTCTACGTATTTCTTCCTGCAGAGCTGCGGCTCGTTCCAGATGCATCCTCATTTCACGTATTCGTTCCTGATCGCTGAGCATGCCGTAGGCATCTTCCGCTGGATTCATTGAAGGCGGGGGGCGTCGTTGCATTTCTTCCGGAAATCCACGAGACCCTCCCATGGCCTCAAAGGAAGCATTCATGGGAATTGCCGCGGATCTCATGGAATGGAGTTGGCGCGCTCCGGTCTCTGTAAAACGACCGTGATGGGGATCTATCGGGGGGATCGTAGTGTGCGAGGATACATCCCAAGCGTTCCTGTCCAACATGGGCGGGGGATTTACGGTAGTCCAACGGGAggcggcggccgccgccgcttcttcctttgccaaagctTCGGTACGGGCCTTGACCGCGACCTTCTGCTCCTGGACCCAAGCATCCTTTGCCACCATGTATTTTTCCTTCTCCTTCTTGGCTTGTTCGATAAAGGGTCTCCGCAattcttcctccaaatctTTCCACTTTTGACTGATTTGTCGCGCCATATCGGTAAAGCCAATTTTTCCGTGCGTTTTACGATGCTTTCGCTTACTTTGGTCGGTAATCTCGAACTCCTTGGAAAGGTCTTCCCCCAGTATTTCCTGTCGCTCGCGCCGGAAAAAGAGATTGTAGGCCGACAACGGCCGTTTGGGCATTCCCTGACACCCAAGAAAGGAGCAAAGGCAGCGTGAGAGGGGATTATGGGGTTTGGCACCGACCAAAGGCCAATCTGCGATCACTAGATTAATAGTAACGGAGGACCATCTGAGGATCAACAGACTCACTACTACCAGCTAACAAAGTTTTGCCTGATACTCACcggcggcttcttccatgcctttttctttttggtcGTCGAGGAAGGATCCGGACGAGTGGCTACGACTGAATGTTCCCGGGGATTACTGTACGGATTTCGTCCAAACGCATCCGTATGGCGGACGGGTAAGCGAACCGCGGACGCGTAGCCCAACTCGCCGTAGTCCCTCTCCGGCGCGGCGTCGCCTCCGCGCTCGTCCCTTCCGGGGATGTTCATCGCGAACGCTACGGCGGCGACTATGGTGACGGTTCGTGTGCGCGAGTGCAATGAAGGGGTCGTTAAAATTAGACGTGGGCCTGACAGCAAGCGAAAGACACTCGGGTCGAcgacaaagcaaacaaaatcTCACTCTTGTCTCCGATGGGGCAGAAGCATCCCAAATCATCCTGCGTGAGATGCACCCGCAGATATGTATCGCGCTAAGGTGGAAGGCGAACGCCTGAATCCGTACTTCAGCCGGTTTTGTCCGTACTACTCAAAAAGTCACTGCTCTAGAGCTTTGTATGGCGAACACAATCGCAGACCAAGCCCATGGCTTCCCAGAGAATAAATAGAACAATCGATGGCATAGGAACCACCAGGGAGCCTCCGTACTCATAATTTCATTGGCATAAGTGTTGGATATTAAGTATGCCGTTTTTGATTTTCCAAAACTTGTAATTAAATGAAATTTAATATCAATCTGGAGTCGAAAGTTTTGCGTTTATTGCGTTGTTTAAACTATGCTTCATAAATATTCTCTAACGTGTGACACAAATATGAAGAGACATTTCCTTTCGGAAATACAAAAGAAAGCATGAGCATATTTTCAAATAAATGATGTTTCCCCGAGGGCTTATGCTCTCGATTTCGGGTTAGTAACGGGGACCACTTGTGTAGGCGAGACCAGCTTTCATATATCCCCCGATCACCGTTGTCAAGGCTCAGAAATACGGATCCGGGTCTACGAGGCATAGCCTCCCGCCGCAAACGTGACTCTCGAGGTCCCCAACTCCCAACACACGGCGCAAGGGTATCTACCCACCGCCAGCCCCCCAAACTGTAGATCAACCTCGGGAAACAAGGCATGCCTGTCCGCGAGCCATCGActtactaacagtaaatagaTTCCCGGACGACTGACACGGCCGGAACCGTAAGCACTGTAGCTCTCCGCTTGACTGTTGATTCGCGTTTTTAGGAAGCACCCGGCACTCCGAGCCCTGAGAGGACACCCCCGGCCTTACGGAGCTTGAAAAAGGCCGTTGTCTTTCGAATACCGCATCCACTGCTGTTTCTCAGGCAATCCAGCCGGATCCTAGTTCGACTCGTC encodes:
- a CDS encoding predicted protein, which produces MSETNIRPVREPQTKNEIVNGSRRVLKRSRSRSPVTTRASEAAEEGDVESSLEAASLCPIPSFDYDASRSGSHNSSRAPVSMKVRHRGDIPPRNASTSSVSSSSRSNLFPSDDRSGSRSSSRVDSTTFRPSPSRHGNSSRSRIPTNASSLFGAVMQQVQSEALPADDPRSYRTASPAPQTPQPHHHNMHTNVHDFLNSFQSPFFVPDERDSASTPVPLTPRTPQNDPQWRETRLDQFVTDWSLHTRVHLAGQPHLSVADTNRYSHQGIQHFTLYSQSYGSNGGPPVAPPVRWEAARCYWQYPVEPSNPDISTARVQPLATTTAPLQDTSQDNTRRGTGSKLAPDQFFAQPFTDPTASRNPTVGIRKPYASNPKRTIPLEREWQQAFQSLYHTWVLRIRAFNQLLIPHRDPSIVPHCYFYAVHPSRAVLFRTRLIPTKVHDHKVGDSEESVDGLTLQPEILVSQSTRAMRDFLRSHEIRFAPVDIHGVFPENDDTQTNLDGKFQNTVASPGTKADLEALRRAQVSGKTVGADVSVVRKPRSAPLVMDDPAPHALLIAGHDDCAAAADLCFNTLGHWGVSPRDRTGPLPKLLARGLGPFAHASLQSLRVIKNRGLDHTVESLEIQGYVLPCALPNLVQAIVAVHLAPLG
- a CDS encoding predicted protein — protein: MNIPGRDERGGDAAPERDYGELGYASAVRLPVRHTDAFGRNPYSNPREHSVVATRPDPSSTTKKKKAWKKPPGMPKRPLSAYNLFFRRERQEILGEDLSKEFEITDQSKRKHRKTHGKIGFTDMARQISQKWKDLEEELRRPFIEQAKKEKEKYMVAKDAWVQEQKVAVKARTEALAKEEAAAAAASRWTTVNPPPMLDRNAWDVSSHTTIPPIDPHHGRFTETGARQLHSMRSAAIPMNASFEAMGGSRGFPEEMQRRPPPSMNPAEDAYGMLSDQERIREMRMHLERAAALQEEIRRNTGASNAMMDELRLPIPPPRDGPGPPGGLPTYAQESRRFSSRGGSFEGLGGNDWYEYEQQQRQQQQRRAQERAEMMALQRQQQQPRHRPDFMALEQRRRALEQSMEIERRFQMEEEMRRRGQRRGPGGNM